A stretch of the Elephas maximus indicus isolate mEleMax1 chromosome 3, mEleMax1 primary haplotype, whole genome shotgun sequence genome encodes the following:
- the CTH gene encoding cystathionine gamma-lyase isoform X3 → MQKEDVSPQGFLPSFQHFATQAIHAGQEPEQWNSKALVPPISLSTTFKQGAPGRHSGFEYSRSGNPTRNCLEKAVATLDGAKYCLAFASGLAATVTITHLLKAGDHIICMDDVYGGTNRYFRQVASEFGLKISFVDCSKTKLLEAAITPETKLVWIETPSNPVLKMVDIEACAYTVHKQGDIILVVDNTFMSAYFQRPLSLGADICMYSATKYMNGHGDVVMGLVSVNSEDLHKRLRFLQNSLGAVPSPLDCYLCNRGLKTLQIRMDKHFKNGMAVAQFLESNPRVEKVVYPGLPSHPQYELAKRQCTGCPGMVTFYIKGTLQHAEAFLKNLKIFTLAESLGGYESLAELPAIMTHSSVPRSDRDVLGISDTLIRLSVGLEDKKDLLEDLDQALKAAKTRK, encoded by the exons ATGCAGAAAGAAGACgtctccccacagggtttcctgccTAGCTTCCAACATTTCGCTACGCAGGCCATTCATGCGGGTCAGGAACCGGAGCAATGGAACTCCAAGGCTTTGGTGCCCCCTATTTCACTGTCCACGACGTTCAAGCAGGGGGCGCCCGGTAGACACTCG GGTTTTGAATATAGCCGTTCTGGAAATCCCACCAGGAATTGCTTGGAAAAAGCAGTGGCAACGCTGGATGGAGCTAAGTACT gtttGGCCTTTGCTTCAGGGTTAGCAGCCACTGTGACTATCACCCATCTGTTAAAAGCAGGAGATCACATTATTTGTATGGATGATGTATATGGAG GTACCAACAGATATTTCAGGCAGGTGGCATCTGAATTTGGATTGAAGATTTCTTTTGTTGATTGTTCCAAAACCAAATTGCTAGAGGCAGCAATTACACCAGAAACCAAG CTTGTTTGGATTGAAACTCCCTCAAACCCTGTTTTGAAGATGGTTGACATTGAAGCCTGTGCATACACTGTCCATAAACAAGGAGACATTATTTTGGTTGTGGATAACACTTTTATGTCAGCATATTTCCAA CGGCCTTTGTCTCTGGGAGCTGATATTTGCATGTATTCGGCAACAAAATATATGAACG GCCATGGTGATGTTGTAATGGGCTTGGTGTCTGTTAATTCTGAGGATCTCCATAAAAGGCTCCGCTTCTTGCAAAACT CTCTTGGAGCAGTTCCATCTCCTCTGGACTGTTACCTCTGTAATAGAGGCCTGAAGACTCTACAAATCCGAATGGATAAGCATTTCAAAAATGGAATGGCAGTTGCTCAGTTTCTGGAATCTAATCCTAGGGTAGAAAAAGTTGTTTATCCTG GACTACCCTCTCATCCGCAATACGAGTTGGCAAAGCGTCAGTGCACAGGTTGCCCGGGGATGGTCACCTTCTATATTAAGGGCACTCTTCAGCATGCTGAGGCTTTCCTCAAGAACTTAAAG ATATTTACTCTGGCTGAGAGCTTGGGAGGATACGAAAGTCTTGCTGAGCTTCC GGCAATCATGACCCATTCGTCTGTGCCGAGGAGTGACAGAGATGTCCTCGGAATTAGCGACACACTGATTCGACTCTCTGTTGGCTTAGAGGATAAAAAAGACCTACTGGAAGATCTAGATCAAGCTCTGAAGGCAGCg
- the CTH gene encoding cystathionine gamma-lyase isoform X1, with translation MQKEDVSPQGFLPSFQHFATQAIHAGQEPEQWNSKALVPPISLSTTFKQGAPGRHSGFEYSRSGNPTRNCLEKAVATLDGAKYCLAFASGLAATVTITHLLKAGDHIICMDDVYGGTNRYFRQVASEFGLKISFVDCSKTKLLEAAITPETKLVWIETPSNPVLKMVDIEACAYTVHKQGDIILVVDNTFMSAYFQRPLSLGADICMYSATKYMNGHGDVVMGLVSVNSEDLHKRLRFLQNSLGAVPSPLDCYLCNRGLKTLQIRMDKHFKNGMAVAQFLESNPRVEKVVYPGLPSHPQYELAKRQCTGCPGMVTFYIKGTLQHAEAFLKNLKIFTLAESLGGYESLAELPAIMTHSSVPRSDRDVLGISDTLIRLSVGLEDKKDLLEDLDQALKAAVSFIIICVCACV, from the exons ATGCAGAAAGAAGACgtctccccacagggtttcctgccTAGCTTCCAACATTTCGCTACGCAGGCCATTCATGCGGGTCAGGAACCGGAGCAATGGAACTCCAAGGCTTTGGTGCCCCCTATTTCACTGTCCACGACGTTCAAGCAGGGGGCGCCCGGTAGACACTCG GGTTTTGAATATAGCCGTTCTGGAAATCCCACCAGGAATTGCTTGGAAAAAGCAGTGGCAACGCTGGATGGAGCTAAGTACT gtttGGCCTTTGCTTCAGGGTTAGCAGCCACTGTGACTATCACCCATCTGTTAAAAGCAGGAGATCACATTATTTGTATGGATGATGTATATGGAG GTACCAACAGATATTTCAGGCAGGTGGCATCTGAATTTGGATTGAAGATTTCTTTTGTTGATTGTTCCAAAACCAAATTGCTAGAGGCAGCAATTACACCAGAAACCAAG CTTGTTTGGATTGAAACTCCCTCAAACCCTGTTTTGAAGATGGTTGACATTGAAGCCTGTGCATACACTGTCCATAAACAAGGAGACATTATTTTGGTTGTGGATAACACTTTTATGTCAGCATATTTCCAA CGGCCTTTGTCTCTGGGAGCTGATATTTGCATGTATTCGGCAACAAAATATATGAACG GCCATGGTGATGTTGTAATGGGCTTGGTGTCTGTTAATTCTGAGGATCTCCATAAAAGGCTCCGCTTCTTGCAAAACT CTCTTGGAGCAGTTCCATCTCCTCTGGACTGTTACCTCTGTAATAGAGGCCTGAAGACTCTACAAATCCGAATGGATAAGCATTTCAAAAATGGAATGGCAGTTGCTCAGTTTCTGGAATCTAATCCTAGGGTAGAAAAAGTTGTTTATCCTG GACTACCCTCTCATCCGCAATACGAGTTGGCAAAGCGTCAGTGCACAGGTTGCCCGGGGATGGTCACCTTCTATATTAAGGGCACTCTTCAGCATGCTGAGGCTTTCCTCAAGAACTTAAAG ATATTTACTCTGGCTGAGAGCTTGGGAGGATACGAAAGTCTTGCTGAGCTTCC GGCAATCATGACCCATTCGTCTGTGCCGAGGAGTGACAGAGATGTCCTCGGAATTAGCGACACACTGATTCGACTCTCTGTTGGCTTAGAGGATAAAAAAGACCTACTGGAAGATCTAGATCAAGCTCTGAAGGCAGCggtaagttttattattatttgtgtgtgtgcttgtgtttgA
- the CTH gene encoding cystathionine gamma-lyase isoform X4 produces the protein MQKEDVSPQGFLPSFQHFATQAIHAGQEPEQWNSKALVPPISLSTTFKQGAPGRHSGFEYSRSGNPTRNCLEKAVATLDGAKYCLAFASGLAATVTITHLLKAGDHIICMDDVYGGTNRYFRQVASEFGLKISFVDCSKTKLLEAAITPETKLVWIETPSNPVLKMVDIEACAYTVHKQGDIILVVDNTFMSAYFQRPLSLGADICMYSATKYMNGHGDVVMGLVSVNSEDLHKRLRFLQNSLGAVPSPLDCYLCNRGLKTLQIRMDKHFKNGMAVAQFLESNPRVEKVVYPGLPSHPQYELAKRQCTGCPGMVTFYIKGTLQHAEAFLKNLKIFTLAESLGGYESLAELPAIMTHSSVPRSDRDVLGISDTLIRLSVGLEDKKDLLEDLDQALKAA, from the exons ATGCAGAAAGAAGACgtctccccacagggtttcctgccTAGCTTCCAACATTTCGCTACGCAGGCCATTCATGCGGGTCAGGAACCGGAGCAATGGAACTCCAAGGCTTTGGTGCCCCCTATTTCACTGTCCACGACGTTCAAGCAGGGGGCGCCCGGTAGACACTCG GGTTTTGAATATAGCCGTTCTGGAAATCCCACCAGGAATTGCTTGGAAAAAGCAGTGGCAACGCTGGATGGAGCTAAGTACT gtttGGCCTTTGCTTCAGGGTTAGCAGCCACTGTGACTATCACCCATCTGTTAAAAGCAGGAGATCACATTATTTGTATGGATGATGTATATGGAG GTACCAACAGATATTTCAGGCAGGTGGCATCTGAATTTGGATTGAAGATTTCTTTTGTTGATTGTTCCAAAACCAAATTGCTAGAGGCAGCAATTACACCAGAAACCAAG CTTGTTTGGATTGAAACTCCCTCAAACCCTGTTTTGAAGATGGTTGACATTGAAGCCTGTGCATACACTGTCCATAAACAAGGAGACATTATTTTGGTTGTGGATAACACTTTTATGTCAGCATATTTCCAA CGGCCTTTGTCTCTGGGAGCTGATATTTGCATGTATTCGGCAACAAAATATATGAACG GCCATGGTGATGTTGTAATGGGCTTGGTGTCTGTTAATTCTGAGGATCTCCATAAAAGGCTCCGCTTCTTGCAAAACT CTCTTGGAGCAGTTCCATCTCCTCTGGACTGTTACCTCTGTAATAGAGGCCTGAAGACTCTACAAATCCGAATGGATAAGCATTTCAAAAATGGAATGGCAGTTGCTCAGTTTCTGGAATCTAATCCTAGGGTAGAAAAAGTTGTTTATCCTG GACTACCCTCTCATCCGCAATACGAGTTGGCAAAGCGTCAGTGCACAGGTTGCCCGGGGATGGTCACCTTCTATATTAAGGGCACTCTTCAGCATGCTGAGGCTTTCCTCAAGAACTTAAAG ATATTTACTCTGGCTGAGAGCTTGGGAGGATACGAAAGTCTTGCTGAGCTTCC GGCAATCATGACCCATTCGTCTGTGCCGAGGAGTGACAGAGATGTCCTCGGAATTAGCGACACACTGATTCGACTCTCTGTTGGCTTAGAGGATAAAAAAGACCTACTGGAAGATCTAGATCAAGCTCTGAAGGCAGCg TGA
- the CTH gene encoding cystathionine gamma-lyase isoform X2 — translation MQKEDVSPQGFLPSFQHFATQAIHAGQEPEQWNSKALVPPISLSTTFKQGAPGRHSGFEYSRSGNPTRNCLEKAVATLDGAKYCLAFASGLAATVTITHLLKAGDHIICMDDVYGGTNRYFRQVASEFGLKISFVDCSKTKLLEAAITPETKLVWIETPSNPVLKMVDIEACAYTVHKQGDIILVVDNTFMSAYFQRPLSLGADICMYSATKYMNGHGDVVMGLVSVNSEDLHKRLRFLQNSLGAVPSPLDCYLCNRGLKTLQIRMDKHFKNGMAVAQFLESNPRVEKVVYPGLPSHPQYELAKRQCTGCPGMVTFYIKGTLQHAEAFLKNLKIFTLAESLGGYESLAELPAIMTHSSVPRSDRDVLGISDTLIRLSVGLEDKKDLLEDLDQALKAAHPPSNN, via the exons ATGCAGAAAGAAGACgtctccccacagggtttcctgccTAGCTTCCAACATTTCGCTACGCAGGCCATTCATGCGGGTCAGGAACCGGAGCAATGGAACTCCAAGGCTTTGGTGCCCCCTATTTCACTGTCCACGACGTTCAAGCAGGGGGCGCCCGGTAGACACTCG GGTTTTGAATATAGCCGTTCTGGAAATCCCACCAGGAATTGCTTGGAAAAAGCAGTGGCAACGCTGGATGGAGCTAAGTACT gtttGGCCTTTGCTTCAGGGTTAGCAGCCACTGTGACTATCACCCATCTGTTAAAAGCAGGAGATCACATTATTTGTATGGATGATGTATATGGAG GTACCAACAGATATTTCAGGCAGGTGGCATCTGAATTTGGATTGAAGATTTCTTTTGTTGATTGTTCCAAAACCAAATTGCTAGAGGCAGCAATTACACCAGAAACCAAG CTTGTTTGGATTGAAACTCCCTCAAACCCTGTTTTGAAGATGGTTGACATTGAAGCCTGTGCATACACTGTCCATAAACAAGGAGACATTATTTTGGTTGTGGATAACACTTTTATGTCAGCATATTTCCAA CGGCCTTTGTCTCTGGGAGCTGATATTTGCATGTATTCGGCAACAAAATATATGAACG GCCATGGTGATGTTGTAATGGGCTTGGTGTCTGTTAATTCTGAGGATCTCCATAAAAGGCTCCGCTTCTTGCAAAACT CTCTTGGAGCAGTTCCATCTCCTCTGGACTGTTACCTCTGTAATAGAGGCCTGAAGACTCTACAAATCCGAATGGATAAGCATTTCAAAAATGGAATGGCAGTTGCTCAGTTTCTGGAATCTAATCCTAGGGTAGAAAAAGTTGTTTATCCTG GACTACCCTCTCATCCGCAATACGAGTTGGCAAAGCGTCAGTGCACAGGTTGCCCGGGGATGGTCACCTTCTATATTAAGGGCACTCTTCAGCATGCTGAGGCTTTCCTCAAGAACTTAAAG ATATTTACTCTGGCTGAGAGCTTGGGAGGATACGAAAGTCTTGCTGAGCTTCC GGCAATCATGACCCATTCGTCTGTGCCGAGGAGTGACAGAGATGTCCTCGGAATTAGCGACACACTGATTCGACTCTCTGTTGGCTTAGAGGATAAAAAAGACCTACTGGAAGATCTAGATCAAGCTCTGAAGGCAGCg CATCCTCCAAGTAACAACTAG